Genomic window (Streptomyces sp. NBC_01431):
GCCGGGCGGGGTCGGTGTAGGCGGTCGCGATGACGGCCATGGAGGCCGGGAGGAGCGCGGCGCCCGCGACGCCGAGGACCCCGCGCATGCCGATGAGGACGCCCAAATCGGGTGCCGCGGCGGTGAGTCCGGAGGCGATCAGGAAGGCCCAGGTGCCGGTGAGGAAGACCCGGCGGGCGCCGAAGCGGTCGGAAAGCGCGCCCATGGTGAGCAGCAGCGCGGCGAAGGTGAGGGTGTATCCGTTGACCACCCACTGGAGCCCGGAGAGGCCGCCGCCGATATCATCGCGGATGGCGGGCAGCGCCACGTTCACTACGCTGGTGTCGAGCAACACCATGAAATAGCCGAGCGAAAGACCCAGGAGCAGAAGCCCCTTGCGCCGGATCCCGGCCTCGGGTTTGACTCCCGCCGCAGCACTCCCTCTTTGTGTGGCCGTCACCGTCGATGGCTGCGAGGACATGGTTGTTCCCTTCTCAATTACCGATTCGGAGACGCGCATTCGATGTGGCCGCAGTCGTGAACCTGCGACTGTTACAGCCTGGAGGGAGTCCGGGCGAAGGGGAAACGGGAAATTCCGATGGCGCCATCGGAAACGCCGATGGTTCGGGGGAGGCCGAGAGATGCAGCTCCGTCAGCTGAACACGTTCCGCACCGTTGCCGAAACACTCAACATCACGCGGGCAGCAGAGCGACTGAATTATGCGCAGTCCAGTGTCACCGAACAGATCCAGTCGCTCGAAGCGGATCTGGGGGTGGCGGTGTTCGATCGTTCCGGCCGCCGTCTTCGGCTCACCCCCGCAGGCAACCGCCTGGTCGGATACGCCGAGCGGATGCTCCAGCTCGCCGAGGAAGCGAGGGCGGCGGTCGCGGGCATGGAGGACCCGGTCGGCGAACTCGCCATCGGGGCGCCGGAGACGCTCTGCGTGTACCGGCTGCCGGCACTGCTGACCCGGTTCCGCGAGACCCATCCGAACGTCCGGGTCCTGCTGCGGCCGGGCAACCGGTCGCAGTCGCGCGCCGGGGTGCGCGAAGGAACCCTGGACCTCTGCTTCACGTTCGGACCGCCTCCCACGGAGCCGGAGTTCGAGAGCATGGCGCTGACCCCCGAGGCCGTCGTGGTGGTGGCGCCGCCCGGACACCCGCTGACCCGGATGAAGGAAGTGAGCACGGCCCAACTGGCGGGCGCGGACTTCCTGGTGACGGAGCCGGGCTGCAGCTACCGCCGGATGTACGACGAAACGCTGGGCACCGTCCATGGGCCCCGGCCGACCGTGGTCGCCGAGGTGACCAGCATCGGCGCGCTGCGCAGTTGCGTCGCCGAGGGGATGGGGTGCGCGCTGCTTCCGCAGATCGCGGTGGCGGCGGACCTGGCACGCGGCGCGCTGGAGGCCGTCCCGTGGACCGACGCCCGCCGCGAGACCCAGGTGCACGTCTCCTGGCATGCGCAGGGCAACCCGTCACCCGGCCTGCGCCCATTCCTGGACACCGCGCGCGAACTCCTCGGAAGCCCGGCGATGTAGGGCCGAGCCCGGTGGCAAGTCGCCCTCAAGCCGGATCATGCGGGCGATGCGGG
Coding sequences:
- a CDS encoding LysR family transcriptional regulator, translated to MQLRQLNTFRTVAETLNITRAAERLNYAQSSVTEQIQSLEADLGVAVFDRSGRRLRLTPAGNRLVGYAERMLQLAEEARAAVAGMEDPVGELAIGAPETLCVYRLPALLTRFRETHPNVRVLLRPGNRSQSRAGVREGTLDLCFTFGPPPTEPEFESMALTPEAVVVVAPPGHPLTRMKEVSTAQLAGADFLVTEPGCSYRRMYDETLGTVHGPRPTVVAEVTSIGALRSCVAEGMGCALLPQIAVAADLARGALEAVPWTDARRETQVHVSWHAQGNPSPGLRPFLDTARELLGSPAM